The segment AGCTGTATAGTGCCAAGAGCGGTGCATTGATTGAATCTACTCCGAAGTTTAACAAGAAGGATCAATTTCAGGCAGAGATTGATTCTTTCTTAGGCAGCATCCGGACCGGTACGAAGCTGCCCTCTCACATCGACACCGTTATTATTTCGGCCAAAATGATTCAGGCGATCTACGATTCCTCTGAGCTGGGCAAAGAAATCTCGTTTGATTCGTAAACGGCTTAACAGCATCCGTAAAAATTAAAGGGGCTGTCCCACAAGATCTAGGGTCTTGCGGGATGGCCTCGTTTGTTGTTGCGAGCTGCTCACCGTACGAAACGTTCCTCCCCTCGCTGCTGCCCTCAAATTTCTTTGAGTGATTCTAGCAAGGGAGAAATTCGGGGGCAAAGGCGACCACTACCGCGGGTCCGGAATCGTTTCGTCCTCTCCGCTGCGGATTCCGGCGCTGTCTGCTTCGAGGCCTGCCAAAAGTAACCCTTGAGGTCGATGGCTTTCTCTCAATCATCATTTGCTCAAGAAGGCGGCAATAGACCAAAAGTCAGAAATGGCGATGCAGGGATAACCTCCCCAGCATCGCCATTTCTTCATTTCTGGTTTAATTTTTCATAAAAAAACTACTTTTGGGACAGCCCCTTCTTGCACCTGACTGAGAAGGTTTCACGAGCCTTCCTTCACAGCGTTACCTTGCGACTGCTTCCAATGCTTCAACAGGATTAAATAGACCTTTTCCAGATTCTCTGAAACGCTCTGCTTCATTATACTTACATCTGCAGATGCCATGTTTTTATTCATGCGGATCAGCAGCCGCTTCAGACCCTTTTGACTCGATACATAGCCTTCCGCATCTTTAAGCTGAATGCCAATCATATGCTGGTTCATATAGCTGTACAGAACAATATCCTCAATTTCTTCCCAGCGGATCCGTCCACCATTGACATAGGATGAATGATCGGTCAGGCCCTCGCGGTCAATGACCAGCGCAGGTCTAGGCTTTATCAGACGCATTAAGAAATACAGCATGCATAAGCCGAAGACGAGAGTCGACACAATGCCTACGGCAACGAGTATGAAGGCGTCTGCTTCTTCAGATTGCCCGATCACCATCAACAGGACACCCAACAGCACGAA is part of the Paenibacillus algicola genome and harbors:
- a CDS encoding STM3941 family protein; protein product: MESSFHSSSSTNKDIVIYGKPGKLFVLSLMFVLLGVLLMVIGQSEEADAFILVAVGIVSTLVFGLCMLYFLMRLIKPRPALVIDREGLTDHSSYVNGGRIRWEEIEDIVLYSYMNQHMIGIQLKDAEGYVSSQKGLKRLLIRMNKNMASADVSIMKQSVSENLEKVYLILLKHWKQSQGNAVKEGS